In candidate division WOR-3 bacterium, the genomic window GGAATAACTTTTGAAATTCCCCCAAAATCAGATAGTTTCCTTGTATGGGTTCTTTTATATAAAATTCCAACAAGAATAAAAAGTGCTCCTGTTACTATTCCGTGATTAAACATCTGTAAAAAAGCTCCCTGAATCCCTGAGATATTTTGCATTGATAATCCTAAGATAACAAATCCCATATGAGAGACACTTGAATAAGCCACGAGTCTCTTTAAATCCTCCTGGGAGAAACTCATTAAAGCTCCATAAAATATTGAAAAAATTGAAAGAAAAATAATGATATTTTTAAAGTTTAAAAAGGCATGAGGAAAAAGTTGAATTAAAAATTTATAAAATCCCCATGTTCCCATTTTAAGTAGAACACCAGCTAATATAACACTTCCAGCAGTAGGTGCCTCAGTATGGGCATCCGGTAACCATGTATGAAAGGGGAAAAGCGGTACTTTAATTGAAAAACTTATTAAAAATAGTAAAAAACCAATACTATTTTTAGAATCAAAAACTCTAAGTATAACTCCTATTATTCCTGTTAAAAGAAAGGCACCTGATAAAAGAGTGTAAAATACAAATTTTAGATTTGCAATTTTTTTTCTTTCACTTCCCCATATACCAATTAAAAAGTAAAAGGGTATTATTGAAAATTCCCAGAAAATAAAAAAGGGGAGAAGGGAATCTGAGGAAAAAAGTAAGTTTAAAGATGTTTGGGTAAATAAAAGCCATACATTTAGTTCTTTTATTCTGAATAAAATATCTCCCTTAGAAAAATATATGGATAAAGTAAATAGAAAGTTATTTAAAAAAATTAAAAGTGAAGAAAAGGAATCTATTTTAAAAACAAAATCAAGAAATGAAATTTTAAATTCAATTAAATAAAATTCTTTTAAAGGGTTTTTGAAAAAATAAAATAAATAAAATCCAGAAAATAAAAGGGGTATAATTGAAAACAGAAGGGAAAGATTAAAAATTAAATCTCTTTTTTCCTCTTTTAGAAAAAAGATAATTATTGCACCCAAAACTGGGATTGAATATATTATGATTTCTTTCATTTTTATTGATTTTAAGAAAGTTCAAATGGGATTTTCATTTATTTATTGCTTTATAATAGAGTTATGATAATTTACGATAGAGAAATATACGAACTTATAAAAAGGGAAATAAGAAGGCAGGAAGAAAATATAATCCTTATTGCTTCGGAAAATTATGCCTCTTACAATGTTTTGAGAGTAATGGGAACTCCACTTTCAAATAAGTACGCAGAGGGTTATCCCTTTAAAAGGTATTATGGTGGTTGTGAAGTAGTTGATGAGATTGAACAGATTGCTATTGATAGATTAAAAAGACTTTTTAATGCAGAACATGCAAATGTTCAACCCCATTCAGGAACCCAGGCTAATTTGGCAGTATATCTTGCTCTTTTGAATACCGGAGATACAATTCTATCAATGAAACTTCCCCATGGGGGTCATTTATCCCACGGACATAAGGTAAATGCGGCAGGAAAATATTACAGGGTTATCCAGTATGGTGTGAGAAAGGATACTGAAACAATAGATTTTGATGAGGTGAGGGATTTAGCAAAAAAAGAAAAACCTAAAATTATTGTTTGCGGATATTCGGCTTATCCCAGGAAAATTGATTTTAAAACCTTTAGAGAAATTGCAGATGAGGTTGGAGCGTATCTGCTTGCTGATATAGCCCATATTACGGGTTTAATAGCAGCAGGATTTCATGAAAATCCCTTTCCATATGCCCATGTAGTTACAGGGACAACCCATAAAACTTTAAGGGGACCAAGAGGTGGTTTTATACTATCAAAAAAAGAACTTGCAGAGAAAATTGATAAGGCAGTTTTTCCGGGAACACAAGGGGGTCCCCTTGAGCATGTAATAGCAGCAAAAGCTGTTTGTTTCAAAGAGGCAAGCACTCCTGAATTTAGAGAATACATAAAAAATGTATTAGAAAATTCAAGGAAACTTGCTTTTTCTTTAAAGGAAAGAGGTTTAAGGATTGTATCAGATGGAACTGATACTCATTTATCCTTAATTGATTTAAGACCACTTGGAATTACAGGAAAAGAGGCAGAAGATTTACTCAATATTGCAGGTATTGTTGTTAATAAAAATACAATACCTTTTGACGAAAAACCCCCAACAGTTACAAGTGGTATAAGAATTGGTTCCCCCTGTGTTACAACAAGGGGAATGAGGGAAAAGGAGATGGAATTGATTGCTGATATGATTTATGAGGTCATAAGTTCTAAAAGTGAAGAAAAGGCAAAGAAAATAAGAGAAAAAGTAAAAGAATTGACAAAGAATTTTCCTGTTTATGGAAATGTTTTTGATAATATTTTAAGTGAATAAGATAATTTTTTTATTTTTTCTTTTATTTTTAAGTTGTGTTTATTCTTTAAGACCACCTTTACCTGAAGGTATAAAGACTATTGGTGTTGAAAATTTTTCAAATTCTTCAGAAAGGTTAGGTATAGAGGTTTTTGTAACGCAGAGTTTCATTGATGGAATTCTTGAAGATAAGAGAATTCCCCTAAAAGATTTAAATAACTGTGATTTACTTATAAAGGGAGAAATTACAAGATATTTAAGAACACCTTTTGGAGTTACAATGGGTGGAGAGGTTTTTTCTTACAAGGTGATAATAAAGGCTAAAATTAATTTTTTAAAAAAAGATGGAATTCAAATTTTTGAAGAAAGAGAATTTCAGGGGGAAAGTGTTTATGATACAAGGGAAAAAACAGAAGAGGAAGCAATTAAAGAAGCAGCAAAAGACCTTTCCAGAAAAGTTATTCAATATATTTATGCCCAAGCAATTTGAAATACAAATAGAAAAAATAGTTCAGGAAGGTTATGGAATCTCAAGGGATAAAGGGAAGGTAGTTTTTACTCCTTTTGTTTTACCAGGTGAAAAAGTAAAAGTAGAAATTATAGAGGATAAAAAGGATGTTGCTTTTGCTTTTCCGGTTGAAATAATTGAAAAAAGTGGAGAGAGAATAAAGCCAGAGTGCCCCTATTTTGGAGAATGTGGTGGCTGTCACTTTCAGATGGCAAATTACAATTATCAATTAAAAATAAAGGAAGAAGTTGTAAGGGATGCTTTTTATCATAATGCTAAAATTAAGGAAATTCCTCTTGAAAGTGCTATTCCTTCTCCTGAAATTTTCTATTATAGAACAAGGGCTCATTTTCCTTTAAAAAGGATAAAGGGTAAAGTTTATGCTGGATTTTATAAAAGGGAAAGTCATTATTTAATATCAATTGAGGAGTGTCCAATTCAAAAAAAAATAATAATTGATCACATGTTAAAGATAAAGGATATATTGCAGGAGGAGAGGATTACAATTTATGATGAGGTAAAAGATTTTGGAAGGTTAAGATACCTATCAATAAAAACAAATAAAAATGAAAGTGAGGTTCTTATAACATTTGTAACAAGGAATAGGGGGTTTCCAAAGAGTATTGTAAAAAGGGTTGAAGAACTTGAAAGAATAACTGGTGTGGTTGAAAATGTAAATCCAAAAAAAGGAAATGTAATTTTAGGTGAAGAGGAAAGAATTCTATCAGGAAGAAATTATATTTTTGAACATATAGGGGATTTAACTTTCAGAGTTTCTTCCAGGTCTTTTTTTCAAGTTAATCCTTCTATTTTACCTATACTTCTTGAAAAAATGGAGGAGGAGATAAAAGGCTATAATACTCTTATTGATCTTTACGGAGGTGTTGGTCTTTTTGGTTTTTATTTTTCAAAGTTTTTTAAAAAGGTTTATGTTGTTGAAATAAATGATTCTTCAATTAAAGATGCTCTTTACAATCAGAAGATAAATGATTTATTTAATGTGGATATAATTAGGGAGGATGCTGGAAATGCTCTTAAAAGTTTAAAGGGTGAAGTTTTAATTTTAGATCCACCGAGAAAGGGAATAGATGAAAGTGTAATAGAGGGTATAGATAGGATAAAACCTGAGAAGATAATTTATCTTTCTTGTTTTCCCCCTTCAATTGCAAGGGATTCAAAGATTTTAATTTCAAAGGGTTATGCTTTAAAAAGGGTCATTCCCTTTGACTTTTTTCCCCAGACCTATCATATAGAAATATTATGTGTTTTTGATAAAAAAGATTAAAATTTTTTAAAAACAATCCCTTATTTCTTCTTCATAATAAAATTTAATTTTCTTTTTTGATTTTTTTAAAAGAACAATATGATAGGGTTGTGTGAAAGCCATTGTTACTATACAGTTTTTACCAGGTGATATTTCTTTAACATATACTGAGATTTCTTTATCACTTTCAACAATTTTTTTTATTTCAATAGAAAAACCACCTGTTGGTTTTTCTCCCATAAAGGTGCAGATTAACATATATTTATCAAAGTCAATTTCAGGGGGCTCAGGTAGAGGAAGGAGTATTTTTGTGTGATTTTTCCACATTTCAATAAATTCCTTTTTATTTTTTATTACAATTTCCTTTTTCTCTTTTATTCCTGAATAAAACCCTTTTTCAAAAGTTTCAAATTCTAATTCCCCTTTCGTATTTTTTCTTGTATTTAAACAAAAATTAAAAAAAATTAAAAAAGAAAGTAAAATTAAAAATCTCATAGAAAAATATAAGATAAGTTTTTTTCAAAAGTAAATTATATCTTATAATTTTTTTATGTTTGGTGAACTTGTTAGTTTATTGGAAACAGAGGAACAAAAGATTTTGAGGGAAACAGTTAGAAAGTTTGTTAAGGAAAAAATTGCTCCCCTTGCCTCAGAGATTGATGAGAAAGATGAGTTTCCTTCTCAAATTTTTAAAGAGATGGCAGAACTTGGTTTTACCGGAATTCTTATACCAGAAGAATACGGAGGTTTTGGAGAGGATATTTTATCAGCTTGTATTGTGCTTGAGGAAATTTCAAGAGAAAGTCCATCAATAGCACTTTCACTTCTTGCCCATTCTGTGTTATGTGCTCATCCTATAACAAGGTTTGGGACAAAAGAACAGAAGGAAAAATACTTACCAAAACTTGCAAAGGGTGAGTTAATAGGTGCTCTTGCAATTACAGAACCTGATGCAGGATCTGACACCTATTCTATCAAGACTACAGCAAAGGAGGAAAAAGAAGGGTTTATTATAAATGGTAGTAAGATCTTTATAACAAATGGTTCAATTGCTGATATCATAATAGTTTATGCAAAAACTTCCCCTGAAAAAGAAAAATTAGGAATATCAAGTTTCATTTTTGAAACAAATTGTAAAGGTTTTTCAGTGAGTAAAAAATTTGAGAAAATGGGAATGAGGGGTTCTCCAACTGCTTCTTTATTCTTTGATAATGCTTTCTGTCCTAAGGAAAATCTTCTTGGAGAGAAAGATAAAGGCTTTAATATACTTGTAAAATGCTTTGAGGTGGAAAGAATTACAATTTCAGCAATTTCTCTTGGTATAGCTCTTTCATCCCTTGAATGGCAGATTAAATATTCAAAGGAAAGGAAGCAATTTTCTAAACCAATCTATGAATTTCAGATGGTTTCCGAAAAGATCGCGGAAAATGCGGCTCTCCTTGAGGTTTTAAGAACTTATATTTATTTTCTTGCTAAAAATTATGATATTAGGAAGGATAATAGAGTTGAAAGTGCTACTTCAAAACTTCTTGCGGGGAAACTGGGTGTTAAGGCTTCTCTTGATGCAATTCAGATTCTTGGAGGTTATGGTTATACAAAGGAGTATCCTGTGGAAAGATTTCTAAGAGACGCAAAGCTTATGGAGATAGGTGCGGGAACTTCTGAAATTATGAAATTTATAATTTCCAATGTGTTAATTGAGAAATATCCTGTTTGAAGTTATAATTTATTATAATTTTTATAAGGTTCAAATCCTATAGAATTTTTAAAATATTATGTGTAAAAAGATCTTTCTAATACTTTTCCCTATCTTGCTTTTTGCTTTAAAAGAGGTAAAGGATGAGTATTCAGTTTACAGGAAAAATTACCATCCTTCCCCTAAGTTGATAAAAAGTGGAGACTTTTTCTATGATGTTGAAACAGGAAAACCTTTAACAGGTTTTAATTTAAAAGAAGGTCCTTACACTGGTTCAATTGAAGAAAAAGCAAGGAAATTTATAGGTGATTTTCAGAATAAACTAATGTTAGATTCTAAAGCAGAACTAAGGGTTTTTGATTTAAAAAATGGTCTTAAAGATTTAACCCATATAAGATTCAGAGAATATTATAAAGGAATTCCTGTTTTTGGTTCAGAACTTGTTATTACCTTTAAAGGTAATTATGTTACTTCCTATTCCTCAAGACTATTTGACATAAAGAGGGATATAGATGTGGAACCTCTTATTTCAAAGGAAATGGCTTATGAAATTGCAAAGAACTTTTTACCTATAAAGGGTAAAATCCATAAGTATATTGAGCCGGAACTTGTTATATACCCTTACAGGGATTTTAAACTTTCCTATAGAATTTTGATTCCATCTTCTGATCCTATAGGAGATTGGGAATTTTTTGTTGATGCTAAAAGTGGTGAAGTGTTATTTGTAAGGGACCAGGCTAAATATTTTGACGGACAGGGTTATTCTTTTAATCCAGACCCATTAACCACTGCTCACAGGATTTATAATCAGAATAGCTACTGGGCAGATAACAATGATGCTGATAATGATTCTCTTAACGGACAGAGATTTTTAGTTCCTCTTTTAGGTTTAACAGATTCATCTGGATGGAAACTTTTGAAAGGTCCTCATGCCTATCTAATTGACTGGGATGCTCCTTCTGTTCCTGTTGTAAAGACGCAAAACGGTTTGTTTTATTATACAAGGAGCCAATCAGGTTTTGAAGATGTAATGGTTTATTACGGAATAGATATTATTCAGAGGTATATTCAGTCTCTTGGTTTTAACAATGTGAATAATGAGCCACAGGATGTTGATCCACATGGTGTGAATGGTCAAGATAATTCTTATTATGTTCCATCAACAGATAGAATTGCCTATGGAGAAGGTGGTGTGGATGATGCAGAGGATATGGATGTTATACTTCATGAGTATGGACATGCAATACAGGATGCTCAGGTTCCTGGATGGGGTGCTTCAAGTGAAGCTGATGCAATGGGTGAGGGTTTTGGTGATTATTTAGCAGCGAGTTATTCAATAGTTATTGATACTTTTAAATGGGCATGGGTATTTAACTGGGATGGACACAATCCCTTCTGGCCTGGAAGGTCAGTTAATATGGATAATTATCATTATCCAGAGGATGCTCCACCTAACAGAGAGATACATGATGCAGGGCAGCTCTGGTCTTCTGCTCTTTTTGATGTTATGTGGGCTCTTTTCAATATGTATAATTCAATGGATAGTGCGAGGAAAATACTTGATAAACTTGTTATTCAGCATCACTTTTATTTAACAGCATCTGCAACAATGCCAGAAGCAGCACAGGCAATTTTACAGGCTGATAACGATATAAATAATAGAAAACACTGGTCTATTATAATACCTATTTTTGATGCAAGAGGCTTTATAGATGCTTCTCAATACTTACCACAGATAACCCATACACCTTTACCTGATAATGAGAATGTTTTTGGTCCATATACAGTTCTTGCTAAGGTTATTCCATCTACCGCACCTATAGATTCAGTTTTTGTTTATTACTGGACAAGTTTATTACCACAGGATACAGTTAAACTTATTATGCAACCAACGGGAAATCCTGATGAATACAGTGCAAATATTCCTGGCCCAGGGCAGGATGCGGATATAAATTATTACATTTATGCAAGGGACCAAAATGGAAATTTCAATACCCATCCACAGGGAGCTCCTTTAAATTACCATTCTTTCCATGTT contains:
- the rlmD gene encoding 23S rRNA (uracil(1939)-C(5))-methyltransferase RlmD, coding for MPKQFEIQIEKIVQEGYGISRDKGKVVFTPFVLPGEKVKVEIIEDKKDVAFAFPVEIIEKSGERIKPECPYFGECGGCHFQMANYNYQLKIKEEVVRDAFYHNAKIKEIPLESAIPSPEIFYYRTRAHFPLKRIKGKVYAGFYKRESHYLISIEECPIQKKIIIDHMLKIKDILQEERITIYDEVKDFGRLRYLSIKTNKNESEVLITFVTRNRGFPKSIVKRVEELERITGVVENVNPKKGNVILGEEERILSGRNYIFEHIGDLTFRVSSRSFFQVNPSILPILLEKMEEEIKGYNTLIDLYGGVGLFGFYFSKFFKKVYVVEINDSSIKDALYNQKINDLFNVDIIREDAGNALKSLKGEVLILDPPRKGIDESVIEGIDRIKPEKIIYLSCFPPSIARDSKILISKGYALKRVIPFDFFPQTYHIEILCVFDKKD
- a CDS encoding protease complex subunit PrcB family protein: MRFLILLSFLIFFNFCLNTRKNTKGELEFETFEKGFYSGIKEKKEIVIKNKKEFIEMWKNHTKILLPLPEPPEIDFDKYMLICTFMGEKPTGGFSIEIKKIVESDKEISVYVKEISPGKNCIVTMAFTQPYHIVLLKKSKKKIKFYYEEEIRDCF
- the lptE gene encoding LPS assembly lipoprotein LptE, with amino-acid sequence MNKIIFLFFLLFLSCVYSLRPPLPEGIKTIGVENFSNSSERLGIEVFVTQSFIDGILEDKRIPLKDLNNCDLLIKGEITRYLRTPFGVTMGGEVFSYKVIIKAKINFLKKDGIQIFEEREFQGESVYDTREKTEEEAIKEAAKDLSRKVIQYIYAQAI
- a CDS encoding acyl-CoA dehydrogenase family protein; this translates as MFGELVSLLETEEQKILRETVRKFVKEKIAPLASEIDEKDEFPSQIFKEMAELGFTGILIPEEYGGFGEDILSACIVLEEISRESPSIALSLLAHSVLCAHPITRFGTKEQKEKYLPKLAKGELIGALAITEPDAGSDTYSIKTTAKEEKEGFIINGSKIFITNGSIADIIIVYAKTSPEKEKLGISSFIFETNCKGFSVSKKFEKMGMRGSPTASLFFDNAFCPKENLLGEKDKGFNILVKCFEVERITISAISLGIALSSLEWQIKYSKERKQFSKPIYEFQMVSEKIAENAALLEVLRTYIYFLAKNYDIRKDNRVESATSKLLAGKLGVKASLDAIQILGGYGYTKEYPVERFLRDAKLMEIGAGTSEIMKFIISNVLIEKYPV
- a CDS encoding NADH-quinone oxidoreductase subunit M, with product MKEIIIYSIPVLGAIIIFFLKEEKRDLIFNLSLLFSIIPLLFSGFYLFYFFKNPLKEFYLIEFKISFLDFVFKIDSFSSLLIFLNNFLFTLSIYFSKGDILFRIKELNVWLLFTQTSLNLLFSSDSLLPFFIFWEFSIIPFYFLIGIWGSERKKIANLKFVFYTLLSGAFLLTGIIGVILRVFDSKNSIGFLLFLISFSIKVPLFPFHTWLPDAHTEAPTAGSVILAGVLLKMGTWGFYKFLIQLFPHAFLNFKNIIIFLSIFSIFYGALMSFSQEDLKRLVAYSSVSHMGFVILGLSMQNISGIQGAFLQMFNHGIVTGALFILVGILYKRTHTRKLSDFGGISKVIPLFSFYFVLFFLSSIGLPGTSNFVGEFLLIYSSFKNNLAYGIILAFAPFFSALYALKAIKRTLWGEIEKEELKHLPDLDLKERKILLLLTIFVFLLGIIPSPFLYILYK
- the glyA gene encoding serine hydroxymethyltransferase, encoding MIIYDREIYELIKREIRRQEENIILIASENYASYNVLRVMGTPLSNKYAEGYPFKRYYGGCEVVDEIEQIAIDRLKRLFNAEHANVQPHSGTQANLAVYLALLNTGDTILSMKLPHGGHLSHGHKVNAAGKYYRVIQYGVRKDTETIDFDEVRDLAKKEKPKIIVCGYSAYPRKIDFKTFREIADEVGAYLLADIAHITGLIAAGFHENPFPYAHVVTGTTHKTLRGPRGGFILSKKELAEKIDKAVFPGTQGGPLEHVIAAKAVCFKEASTPEFREYIKNVLENSRKLAFSLKERGLRIVSDGTDTHLSLIDLRPLGITGKEAEDLLNIAGIVVNKNTIPFDEKPPTVTSGIRIGSPCVTTRGMREKEMELIADMIYEVISSKSEEKAKKIREKVKELTKNFPVYGNVFDNILSE
- a CDS encoding M36 family metallopeptidase; amino-acid sequence: MCKKIFLILFPILLFALKEVKDEYSVYRKNYHPSPKLIKSGDFFYDVETGKPLTGFNLKEGPYTGSIEEKARKFIGDFQNKLMLDSKAELRVFDLKNGLKDLTHIRFREYYKGIPVFGSELVITFKGNYVTSYSSRLFDIKRDIDVEPLISKEMAYEIAKNFLPIKGKIHKYIEPELVIYPYRDFKLSYRILIPSSDPIGDWEFFVDAKSGEVLFVRDQAKYFDGQGYSFNPDPLTTAHRIYNQNSYWADNNDADNDSLNGQRFLVPLLGLTDSSGWKLLKGPHAYLIDWDAPSVPVVKTQNGLFYYTRSQSGFEDVMVYYGIDIIQRYIQSLGFNNVNNEPQDVDPHGVNGQDNSYYVPSTDRIAYGEGGVDDAEDMDVILHEYGHAIQDAQVPGWGASSEADAMGEGFGDYLAASYSIVIDTFKWAWVFNWDGHNPFWPGRSVNMDNYHYPEDAPPNREIHDAGQLWSSALFDVMWALFNMYNSMDSARKILDKLVIQHHFYLTASATMPEAAQAILQADNDINNRKHWSIIIPIFDARGFIDASQYLPQITHTPLPDNENVFGPYTVLAKVIPSTAPIDSVFVYYWTSLLPQDTVKLIMQPTGNPDEYSANIPGPGQDADINYYIYARDQNGNFNTHPQGAPLNYHSFHVGEDTVKPVIVHTPVRTQYPISRWPAKVRATITDNLGVDTAYVEWVYNGNIEAPFGLTNMGNNIYEANFPLPSVNIGDTIKYRIVAVDASSTPDTAKNPVSGYHKFYIVESRGIVLVLNDDSGDRKWGAKLFKNDDWLSFVDYKKAGESADSIASWLSSIGFDVTKENIWQTDTLTWNNYDVLILSSGLDVVTVAQDNVYGPKMRSALKNFVSRGGKLLVEGGEIGFDAQVWNPDFGTQVLHINDWDSDYPGNLNLYLPNHPIANSPNTLPSQIVGNFSGQWGVADALKLEFDAYFVYNWTSYQNDGGIIVHDTNQGEPNVVFMSINILSISDRTVAKALLENCVEYLLGPVDIKETQKPLKFSFDIKKIGRDIKINFTLDESQRVEIKVFDVTGRKNYGYSKMLKRGTYTHSIINLKPGIYFVSFKTDKNLREIKKAVILK